DNA from Streptomyces sp. NBC_01476:
TCAACCCGTCGACCGTCGCGGTGGTGCTCGGCGCCGCCGTCACCAACGCGCGGCTGCACCACCCCGCGCTGCGGCCCGGCACCGCGCTCGCCGGCAAGCGGCTGCTGCGTATCGCGGTCGTGCTGCTGGGCCTGCAGCTCTCGCTGCCCGAGCTGGCGCGGCTCGGCGTCCGCGGACTGACGGTGGTCGCGGTCACCGTCGCGGTGACCTTCACCGGGACCCGGCTGCTCGGCCGCCGGCTCGGGGTCTCCGCGCCGCGCAGCCTGCTGATCGCCACCGGCTTCTCGATCTGCGGGGCGTCGGCGGTCGCCGCGATGGAGCCGGTGGCCGGGGGAGACGAGGAGGACACCGGGGTGGCGGTGGCGCTGGTCACGCTCTGCGGCAGCCTCGCCATCGTGATCCTGCCGCTGCTGCGGGTCCCGCTCGGCCTCGATGTCACGGCCTTCGGCTCGTGGGTGGGAGCCAGCGTGCACGATGTCGGCCAGACCGTGGCCACCGCTCAGCGGGTGCCGGGTGCCCTCACCACCGCGGTGGTGGTCAAGCTGACCCGGGTGGTGCTGCTGGCGCCACTGGTGGCCGTGGTGGGCATCGCCGCCCGGCGGACGCCGGCCGCCGTACCCGAGGGCGGCCGGCGCCCGCCGCCGGTGCCCCTGTTCGTGGCCGGCTTCCTGGTGTCGGTCGCGCTGACCAGTACCGGAGTGCTGCCGCACCCGCTGCTCGCGGCCGCCAAGTGGGTCCAGTCGGTGCTGCTGGTCGCCGCGCTCTTCGGGCTGGGGACCGGGATCAGCGGGCCGGCGCTGCTGCGGACCGGACGCCGCTCGCTGGTCCTCGGTCTGACGTCCTGGCTGCTGGTGGCGGGCGTCGCCTACGCCGGCGTGCGGCTGGCCGCGCTCTGACCGCACGCCGCCCGGCCCGGCAGGAGGGCGGTGGCCTCCGCGCCGCCGAAATGTCATCATGCCCCGTGTGACCATCGAACGGCGGACCTACAAGGAGCAGGCGTACCGGGAGATCCGCCGGATGATCGTGGACGGCGAGCTGGCTCCCGGCACGAAGGTGGTCGTCCGCATGCTCAGCGAGCGGCTGCGGTTGTCGCCGACCCCCATCAAGTCCGCGCTGGCCGGTCTCGAACGGGACGGATTCCTCACCACGTTCGCCCACCGCGGCTACTTCGTCCCCGAGGTCGCGGTCCGGGACATGCGGGAGATCTACGAGCTGCGCGAGGCCCTCGACGGGGTCGCGGCGCGCAAGACCGCGACCCTGCCGGACGTGGTGGACTTCGTCCGCGGCACCCTGCAGCCGCTCTACGACGAGCAGCGCCGGCTGCTCGAAGAGCACGACGGCGTGGGCTACAGCGATGTGGACATCGAGTTCCACCGGGCGATCTGGCACGCGGCCGGGAACATCCGGCTGGTCCAGTTCATGGACAACCTCGGAGGCCAGCTCCGCTTCGGCTCCGGCTCCTCCTCGCAGGTGCCCGGCCGGACCTCGAACGCGCTCCAGGAGCACGCGGCGATCATGGAGGCGATGGCCCAGGGCAGGCCCGCCGAGGCGGAACGGCTCTCCCGCGAGCATGTCCGGCGCGCCGCGGAGGCGTTCGAGGACCGCAGCGCCATGACGGACGCCGGCCTCGACACAGCGCAGCAGGCCCGCCCCGCCGAGCGCTGACCCGCGCCGTCCGGGTCCCGGACCGCGCCGGACCGCCCGCCCGCCCGATCTCCGCGGCCGGATTCCGATAACCGCCGCATGCTCCGCGACCGCATCCCGTCTCACCTGTCGGTCCTCGCGTCCCGCGCTTCGGGGCCCTGCGTCCCGCCCCTCCGGCCGGCGTGCGGGGTGGATCCGTCAGTGTCAACACCCCGGCTGAACAGGTGAGTTGTCGTCATCCCCGGCCGGCTGCCCGGTCCCTCGGGCGCCCCCGCGCGGCTCTTCGGACGGTCGCGGGCGACGCCCTTTGCCGATTCGAGTCTTGACGGGTCGCGCAATTTGGATCCAAAATTCAAACCTCATCGGCCGGTTCCGGCCACGCTCCTTGAGGAGATCCATGCAGAACTCAGCTCTGAGCCACCTTGTCTGTTCCCAGACCGGAACGCGTTACGACGCCGACGTGGTGCAGGGTGTGAGCGCTGTCGGGATGCCGCTGCTGGCCCGCTACGACCTGGAGCGGGTCGCCGCCACGGTGACCCCCGCCGACCTCGCCGGCCGCCCGCCGACTCTGTGGCGGTACCGCGAAGTCCTCCCGGTCCGGGACGAGGCGAACATCGTCTCCATGGGCGAGGGCATGACCCCGCTGGTGCCACTGCCGTCCTACGGCGCGGCGATCGGCGTGCCGCGGCTGCTGATGAAGGACGAGGGGCTGATCCCCACCGGAACCTTCAAGGCAAGGGGAGCCGCGGTGGGCGTGTCCCGTGCCGCCGAACTCGGCGTCAAGGGCGTGGCCATGCCGACCAACGGCAACGCCGGAGCGGCGTGGGCCGCCTACGCGGCGCGGGCGGGGCTGCGGAGCCTGATCGCGATGCCCGTCGACGCACCGGCCATCACCCGCGCCGAATGCGTCGCGGCCGGCGCCGAGCTGTATCTGGTGGACGGACTGATCGGCGACGCGGGCAAGCTGGTCAACGCCGCCGTCGCCGGCCGGCAGGGCTACCAGGAGGTCTCGACCCTCAAGGAGCCCTACCGGCTGGAGGGCAAGAAGACCATGGGCTACGAGATCGCCGAGCAACTCGGCTGGCGGCTGCCGGACGTGATCCTCTACCCGGCCGGCGGCGGCGTGGGCCTCATCGGCATCCACAAGGCGATCCAGGAACTGCGGGAACTGGGCTGGATCGAGGGCGGGATGCCGCGGCTGGTCGCCGTCCAGGCAGAAGGCTGCGCACCCATCGTGCGGGCCTTCGAGTCCGGCGCGCTCACCAGCACCGCGTTCCCCGACGCACACACCGTCGCCTTCGGCATCACCGTGCCCAAGGCCCTCGGCGACTTCCTCGTACTGGAGGCGGTCCGGGCCACCGAGGGGACGGCGATCGCCGTCAGCGACGCGGAACTTCTCGAAGAGCAGCAGCAACTCGCCCTCCGGGAGGGCACGTTCATCTGTCCCGAGGGCGCCGCCTGCATGGCGGCGGCCAAGCGGCTGCGGGAGTCGGGCTGGCTGCGGCCCGACGACCGGACCGTGGTCCTCAACACCGGGATGGGCCTGAAGTACCCCGAGACCGTCAACGTCGACGTCCCGACGCTCAGCATCGATTCCCGCATCCCGCACACAGCGGCCGGCTGATCACCTCCACCCACGCGCTCCGGTCGATGGCGCCGGAGCCTGCGGGGGGACGTAAGAGGAGACCGAACCAGCATGCGCATCCCCAGAATCCTGAGAATCGCCGCGGTGGCCGGTACCGCCGTGGCGGCCCTGGCGGCCTGCTCCACGGCGCCGACCGGCGGACCGACCGCCACGACCGGGTCCACGGACGCGTCCCTCACCGCGGACCTGGCCAGCTACCCGGCGAGCCTCGACCCCGGCCTGCAGTACGACACCGACTCCTACTCGGTGTACCGCAACATCTTCGACCAGCTGCTGCACCGCGACCCGAAGACCAACAAGATCGTCCCGTGGCTCGCCACAACCTGGAAGCAGACCGACCCGAAGACCTGGGTCTTCACCCTGCGCGACGGGGTGAAGTTCAGCGACGGCAGCGCCCTGACCGCGGCCGACGCCGCCTTCAGCATCCAGCGCATCCTCGACCCCAAGCTCGCCAGCCAGCAGAACGCCAACTTCTCCGCCATCGCCTCCGCGACCGGCAGCGGCAACACCCTGACCATCACCACCAAGTACCCGTCCCCGACCCTGCTCAGCTATCTGACGACCCTGTCGGTGGTCCCGATGGCCGACGTGCAGAAGGCCGGCAACGCCGCCTTCAACCTGCACCCGGTCGGATCCGGCCCGTACACCTTCGTCTCGTCGATCCCCGGCTCGCAGGTCGTCCTCAAGCGCAACGACGCCTGGTGGGGCCCGAAGCCGCAGATCGCCGGCGTCACCTTCCGCGCGGTGCCGTCCGGCGCCAGCCGGGTCGCCGACCTCAAGTCGGGCAAGGCCGACATCGCCGACTCCATGACACCGGACAGCGCCACCCAGCTCACCGGTTCGGCGAACCTCAAGGTGCTCTCCGCACCCACCGAACGCGTCAGCTACCTGGCCTTCAACACCATCAAGGGCGGGGCGACCAACGACCCGAAGGTGCGCCAGGCGATCAGCATGGCGATCGACTACAAGTCGCTCATCAGCAACCTGGAGCAGGGCTACGCCAAACCCGTCAACAGCGTCCTGACCCCGCTGGCCACCGGCTACCCCACCGCGCTGCCGGGCTACACCTTCGACAAGGCCAAGGCCAAGAGCCTGATCCAGCAGGCGGGAGCGCAGGGGAAGACCATCGTGATGGCCACCTCGCCGACCTACGACCCGCAGATCGTCCAGTCGATCCAGGCGAACATCCAGGACATCGGGCTGAAGGTGTCGATCCAGAACACCGACCAGGCCACGTACCTGAAGAAGGTGCAGAGCCCCACCCACGACTGGGGATCGATCCGCTTCGGGCAGTGGTCCTGCTCCTGCCTGGACGCCGACGGCGTGGCCTACCCGCTCTTCCACACCGGGACGATCTGGAGCTCCTACAGCAACCCCTCGTTCGACGCCCTGGTGGACAAGGCCCGCGAGACGATCACCCCGGCGACCCGGACCGGACTGTACGCGCAGGCGTACGGGATCCTGGCGCAGGACCTGCCCGGCATCGGACTGTTCCAGATCGACGCGATCTACGGCGCGAGCACGAAGCTGCAATGGACACCCGATGCCCAGCAGAGCTTCTTCGTCGCGGACATGAAGCTCGGATCGTGACAAGGGGCGCCGCGGCCGCGGTGTGCAGATACCTCGGAAGCCGGCTGGGCCAGGCGCTCATCGCGCTGTTCGGGGTCACCACCGCGGTCTTCTTCGCACTGCGGCTGTCCGGCGACCCGGCCCAACTGCTCGCACCGCAGGGAGCCAGCCAGGCCGACATCGCCGCGCTGCGGCACCAACTGGGCCTGGACGACCCGGTCTGGCGGCAGTACCTCCACTACCTCGGTGACCTGCTGCACGGCAACCTCGGTTACTCCTACGTGCAGCACGAGCCGGCCCTCACCCTGATCACCCAGCGGATCCCGTACACCGTCAACCTGGCGCTCAGTGCGCTGGTGCTCTCCGCGGTGCTCGGGATCGGCGCGGGCATGATCATGGCGCTGAACCGCGGGCGGTGGCCGGAGCGGGTGCTGACGCCGGTGGTGCTGATCGGGCAGGCGATGCCGGCCTTCTGGACCGGCATCCTGCTCATCCTGGTCTTCTCCGTGACCTTCAAGATCCTGCCCTCGACCGGTTTCAGCGGCTTCGACTCGCTGATCCTGCCGGCGGTCACCCTGGCGTCGCTGTCAGCCGCCACGATCGCCCGGATCACCCGCGGCGCGGTCCTGGAACAACTCGACCGCGACTACATCCGTACCGCCCGGGCCAAGGGAGCGGGCACGGCGCGGCTGGTGACCCGGCACCTGGCACGGAACGTCTCCATCCCGATCCTGACGGTGCTGGCGCTGGAGATCGCCAACCTGCTCGGCGGCTCGGTCGTCACCGAGCTGATCTTCGCCTGGCCGGGCATCGGCCAGCTGACCGTGCAGTCCGTGGACGGGCGGGACTTCCCGCTGGTCCAGGCGATCGTGATCCTGGCGGCGGTGGTCTACATCGTGGTGAACTTCGTCACCGACATCGCCTACGCCGTCCTCGACCCCCGGGTCACCACGACAGGGAAGGCGGCCGGCGCATGAGACGGCACCGCGGACTCATCCCGGCGGTCCTCATCGCCCTCTACGTGCTCGTCGCGGTCTTCGCGCCGCTCGTCGCGCCCTTCGACCCGAACCACGCGGACCTGGCGGCCCGGCTCAGCGGGCCGTTCGCCGCCAAGCACGGGCACTTCCATCTGCTGGGCACCGACGGGCTCGGCCGGGACGTGCTCAGCCGGATCATCTTCGGCTCCCGGGTCTCGCTCGCCGTCGCCGCCGCGACCGTCCTGGTCTCCGGGGTGTTCGGCGTCGCGCTGGGCGTCGTCGCGGGCTGGCGGCGGGGCTGGATCGCGGCGGTCATCATGCGGATCGCGGACATCGCGCTGTCGGTGCCGTTCTTCCTGCTGGCGATCCTCGTCGTCGCGGTGCTCGGACCGAGCCTGATCAACGTGGTGATCTGCCTCGCCCTGGTGCGCTGGCCCCGCTACACCCGGATCGCGTACGCCAATGTGCTGGAGACCCGCGAACGCGGCTTCGTCCGGGGCGTGATCGCGGTCGGCGCCCCTGGCCGGTGGATCGTCACCCGCCACATCCTGCCGGAGGTGGCACCGCTGGCCGTCGTCGTCGGCACCCTCGAACTCGGTCTGATGGTGGTCTTCGAGGCGTCGCTCTCCTTCATCGGTCTCGGCGTCCAGCCCCCGACGGCCTCCTGGGGCTCGATGCTCTCCGACGGACAGCAGTACGTCGCGTCGGCCTGGTGGCTGGCGACCTTCCCCGGCTTCGCCCTGTTCGGCCTGGTGCTGGCGGTGAACCTGCTCGGCGACGCGGTCCGCGACCGCCTCGACCCGCGCCGCCGGGTCCCGCGGGGGCTCCGCAGACGCCGGACCGAACTGCTCGAACCGACGACAAAGCCCACCGACACCCCGCTGGAGGCGGAGCATGCTTGACTACCGCGCCGAACACCACGGCGCCCGGGTGGTGGTGACCGGCGCGGCCGGGATCTTCGGCGGCTGGATCGCCGAGGCGTTCGCGGCGGCCGGCGCGGACCTGCTGCTCACCGACGCACGCCCGGAGCCGCTGGCCGCACTGGCCGCCCGGCTCGGCGCCCGCCATGTCGTCGCCGACCTCGCCGAAGCGGACGGCCTGCGCCGGGCCGGCGCCGCCGTCGCCGGCACCTGGGATTCCCCCGACGTGCTCGTCAACAACGCCGGGCTCTATCCGCGCACCCCCGTGGCCGAGACCGGACCCGAGCAGGTCCGGCGGATCCTCGACGTCAATGTGACCGCGCCGTTCGAACTCTCCCGGCGGGCCATCGCCTCGATGGTCGCGGCCCGGGTCCCCGGCCGGATCGTCAACATCAGCTCGGGCGCGGCCCTGCGTCCCGGCGCCGGCGGTTCGGTCTACGCCGCCAGCAAGGCGGCCGTCGAATCACTGACCCGGAGCATGGCACTGGAAGTCGCCCGGCACGGCATCCGGATCAACGCGGTCCAGCCGGGCTTCGCGCCCGGCAGCGAGGTGAACTCGCTCTCCCGGGAGCACATCTCCGCCATGCGGGCCCGTATCCCGCTCGGCCGTACGTCCGGGCCGCGGGACGCGGCGGCGGCCGTCCTCTGGCTGGCGTCGGACGAGGCGTCCTTCGTCACCGGCACCACGCTGGCGGTGGACGGCGGCCGCACGGCGGGCGACTACACGGCCCGGCCGGTCCAGGAGGACGACGACTTCACCGCCGACGGCGGCACCGGGCCCTACGAGGGCCGGCCGGCGACGGAGGACGGCGCACACACGGTGCCGGAGCCGGCCGGCGCAGCCGGCGTCCGGGAGAACGGAGCGGGCCGGTGACCAGCCACTACCCCTGGCCGGAGGGCAAGCGTGCCGCACTCTGCGTCACCTTCGACTTCGACGGCGAGTCGCCGCTGCTGTGGCGGCAGCGGAACGACCCGCCGGCGGACATCGCAGAACTGGAGCAGCGCCGCTACGGCCCCCGGCGCGGCATCCGGCACGTGCTGGACGTCCTCGGCCGGGCCGGCATCCGCTCGACCTTCTTCGTCCCCGGCTGGATCGCGCAGAATTACCGGGGCGCCGTCGAGGACGTGCACCGGGCCGGCCACGAACTGGCGCTGCACGGCTGGCTCCACGAGCCGCCCGCCGCCCTCAGCGACGCCGAACTGCGGGACACCCTGACCCGCGCCGCGGACCTGCTCGGCGAGATCTCCGGCAGCCGTCCCACCGGCTACCGCTCGCCGAGCTTCCGGATGGCCCCCGCTGCCTTCGGCGTCCTCGCCGGTCTCGGTGTCACCCACGACAGTTCCCTGATGGGCGACGACCGGCCCTACCGGATCGGCGAACTGGTCGAAGTGCCCGTGGACTGGGCCACCGACGACGCCGTGTACTACCGCTACACCGGCGCCGAAAGCCGCCCGCCCGCCGGGGCGGACGCGCTGTACGCCGCATGGCGCGCCGAACTCGACGGAGCCCGTGCGTCCGGCACGCTCGTCAACCTGACGATGCACCCCTGGCTCTCCGGCCACCCCGCCCGGGTGCGGCGGCTGGCCGACCTGATCCACCACGCGCAGGCCGCGGGCGACGTGTGGATCGGGACCGTCGGCGAACTCGCCGCGCACCACCTGGCCCTCGGACCCGGTGCTCCGGCCACCGAGGCGCCCCTGGACACGATCGGCTGGCCGCGATGAACGAGACGCTGCTCGACGTGACGGACCTGAGGGTCTCCTTCGGGCCCGGGATGGACGCCGTCACCGGGCTCACGCTGCGCGCCCGGCGGGGGGAGACGGTCGCCGTCGTCGGCGAGTCCGGCTGCGGCAAGACGCTCAGCGCCCTCGCGCTCGGCGGCCTGCTCCCCGCCGGGGCGACGGTCACCGGTTCCGCCGAACTCGGCGGGGTCCAGCTGATCGGACGCTCCGAGCGGCAACTGCGCAAGATCCGCGGCGACCTGGTCGGCATGATCTTCCAGGACGCCTCGACCGCCCTCAACCCGCTGATGACCGTCGGAGCGCAGATCGAGGAGGTGATGGCCATCCACCGCACCCACCGCCGCGCCGAGCGGCGGAAGCGGGCGGTGGACCTGCTGGCGGCGGTCGGCGTCCCGGACGCCGCCCAGCGGGCCAGGAGCCATCCGCACCAGCTCTCCGGCGGCATGCGGCAGCGCGTGATGATCGCCATCGCGCTGGCCGGTTCCCCCGACCTGGTGATCGCGGACGAGCCGACCACCGCGCTCGACGTCACCGTCCAGGCCCAGGTGCTCGCGCTGCTGCGGGAGTCCACCCGGGACGCGGCCGTGCTCTTCATCACCCACGACATGGGCGTGGTGGCCGAGATCGCCGACCAGGTGGTGGTGATGTACGCGGGCGCCGTGGTGGAGAGCGGTCCGATCGCGGAGGTACTGGAGCGGCCGCACCACCCCTACACCTCGGCGCTGCTGGCCTCGGTGCCCGACCCCGATGTGCCGCGAGCCGGCGAACTGCCCACCATCGCCGGGCGGGTGCCGCCGCTGGGCGAGCGCGACGCCGGCTGCCCGTTCCGGGACCGCTGCCCCAAGAGCCGGGACACGTGCCGTGAACGGCCCCCGCTGGCGGCGGTCGCCGGGGGCGAGTCCGCGGTCGCCTGCTGGTATCCCGAACACGTCGAGGGACCGTCCCGTGCGGTCGAGGAGGCAGCCAAGTGAACGCCGTGCCCGCCCCGCCGCTCGTAGAGGCCCGTGGGCTGACCAAGCGCTATCCCGTGCGAACCCGCACCGGCAAGCGCGTTCTGACCGCCGTGGACGGCGTGGACCTCACCGTCGGCGCCGGCCGGATCGTCGCCGTCGTCGGGGAGTCCGGCTGCGGAAAGTCCACCACCGGCCGGCTGCTGCTCGCCCTGGAACGCCCCAGCGAGGGGACCGTCACGGTGGCGGGCCGCGACCTCAACCGGCTCTCCGCCGCCGATCTGCGCCGTGTCCGGCGCGACATCCAGCCGGTCTTCCAGGACCCGTACGACTCCCTCAACGGGCGGATGCGGATCGGGCAGATCCTCTCGGAGCCCGCGCGGGTGCACGGCATCGGCCCGTCGAAGGCCCGGTCGGTCCGCGATCTGCTCGACCTGGTCAACCTCTCCCCGGACTACGCCGAGCGGTATCCGCACGAACTCTCCGGCGGCCAGCGGCAGCGCGTCGCCATCGCCCGGGCCATCGCGCTCGACCCGAAGTTCGTGGTCTGCGACGAAGCGGTCTCCGCCCTGGACGTGTCGGTGCAGGCCCAGGTCGTCAACCTGCTCAGCCGGCTCCAGCGCGAACTGGGCCTGGCCTACCTCTTCATCAGCCACGACCTGGCCCTGGTCCGCTATCTCGCCCACGAGACCGCGGTGATGTACCTGGGGAAGGTCGTCGAACAGGGCCCCACCGA
Protein-coding regions in this window:
- a CDS encoding YeiH family protein; its protein translation is MSTSVLHRPPRTAASVVPGLCLVAAGTAAAYAVSHFLPALNPSTVAVVLGAAVTNARLHHPALRPGTALAGKRLLRIAVVLLGLQLSLPELARLGVRGLTVVAVTVAVTFTGTRLLGRRLGVSAPRSLLIATGFSICGASAVAAMEPVAGGDEEDTGVAVALVTLCGSLAIVILPLLRVPLGLDVTAFGSWVGASVHDVGQTVATAQRVPGALTTAVVVKLTRVVLLAPLVAVVGIAARRTPAAVPEGGRRPPPVPLFVAGFLVSVALTSTGVLPHPLLAAAKWVQSVLLVAALFGLGTGISGPALLRTGRRSLVLGLTSWLLVAGVAYAGVRLAAL
- a CDS encoding GntR family transcriptional regulator, whose translation is MTIERRTYKEQAYREIRRMIVDGELAPGTKVVVRMLSERLRLSPTPIKSALAGLERDGFLTTFAHRGYFVPEVAVRDMREIYELREALDGVAARKTATLPDVVDFVRGTLQPLYDEQRRLLEEHDGVGYSDVDIEFHRAIWHAAGNIRLVQFMDNLGGQLRFGSGSSSQVPGRTSNALQEHAAIMEAMAQGRPAEAERLSREHVRRAAEAFEDRSAMTDAGLDTAQQARPAER
- a CDS encoding threonine synthase; the encoded protein is MQNSALSHLVCSQTGTRYDADVVQGVSAVGMPLLARYDLERVAATVTPADLAGRPPTLWRYREVLPVRDEANIVSMGEGMTPLVPLPSYGAAIGVPRLLMKDEGLIPTGTFKARGAAVGVSRAAELGVKGVAMPTNGNAGAAWAAYAARAGLRSLIAMPVDAPAITRAECVAAGAELYLVDGLIGDAGKLVNAAVAGRQGYQEVSTLKEPYRLEGKKTMGYEIAEQLGWRLPDVILYPAGGGVGLIGIHKAIQELRELGWIEGGMPRLVAVQAEGCAPIVRAFESGALTSTAFPDAHTVAFGITVPKALGDFLVLEAVRATEGTAIAVSDAELLEEQQQLALREGTFICPEGAACMAAAKRLRESGWLRPDDRTVVLNTGMGLKYPETVNVDVPTLSIDSRIPHTAAG
- a CDS encoding ABC transporter substrate-binding protein encodes the protein MRIPRILRIAAVAGTAVAALAACSTAPTGGPTATTGSTDASLTADLASYPASLDPGLQYDTDSYSVYRNIFDQLLHRDPKTNKIVPWLATTWKQTDPKTWVFTLRDGVKFSDGSALTAADAAFSIQRILDPKLASQQNANFSAIASATGSGNTLTITTKYPSPTLLSYLTTLSVVPMADVQKAGNAAFNLHPVGSGPYTFVSSIPGSQVVLKRNDAWWGPKPQIAGVTFRAVPSGASRVADLKSGKADIADSMTPDSATQLTGSANLKVLSAPTERVSYLAFNTIKGGATNDPKVRQAISMAIDYKSLISNLEQGYAKPVNSVLTPLATGYPTALPGYTFDKAKAKSLIQQAGAQGKTIVMATSPTYDPQIVQSIQANIQDIGLKVSIQNTDQATYLKKVQSPTHDWGSIRFGQWSCSCLDADGVAYPLFHTGTIWSSYSNPSFDALVDKARETITPATRTGLYAQAYGILAQDLPGIGLFQIDAIYGASTKLQWTPDAQQSFFVADMKLGS
- a CDS encoding ABC transporter permease; translation: MTRGAAAAVCRYLGSRLGQALIALFGVTTAVFFALRLSGDPAQLLAPQGASQADIAALRHQLGLDDPVWRQYLHYLGDLLHGNLGYSYVQHEPALTLITQRIPYTVNLALSALVLSAVLGIGAGMIMALNRGRWPERVLTPVVLIGQAMPAFWTGILLILVFSVTFKILPSTGFSGFDSLILPAVTLASLSAATIARITRGAVLEQLDRDYIRTARAKGAGTARLVTRHLARNVSIPILTVLALEIANLLGGSVVTELIFAWPGIGQLTVQSVDGRDFPLVQAIVILAAVVYIVVNFVTDIAYAVLDPRVTTTGKAAGA
- a CDS encoding ABC transporter permease, which produces MRRHRGLIPAVLIALYVLVAVFAPLVAPFDPNHADLAARLSGPFAAKHGHFHLLGTDGLGRDVLSRIIFGSRVSLAVAAATVLVSGVFGVALGVVAGWRRGWIAAVIMRIADIALSVPFFLLAILVVAVLGPSLINVVICLALVRWPRYTRIAYANVLETRERGFVRGVIAVGAPGRWIVTRHILPEVAPLAVVVGTLELGLMVVFEASLSFIGLGVQPPTASWGSMLSDGQQYVASAWWLATFPGFALFGLVLAVNLLGDAVRDRLDPRRRVPRGLRRRRTELLEPTTKPTDTPLEAEHA
- a CDS encoding SDR family NAD(P)-dependent oxidoreductase; its protein translation is MLDYRAEHHGARVVVTGAAGIFGGWIAEAFAAAGADLLLTDARPEPLAALAARLGARHVVADLAEADGLRRAGAAVAGTWDSPDVLVNNAGLYPRTPVAETGPEQVRRILDVNVTAPFELSRRAIASMVAARVPGRIVNISSGAALRPGAGGSVYAASKAAVESLTRSMALEVARHGIRINAVQPGFAPGSEVNSLSREHISAMRARIPLGRTSGPRDAAAAVLWLASDEASFVTGTTLAVDGGRTAGDYTARPVQEDDDFTADGGTGPYEGRPATEDGAHTVPEPAGAAGVRENGAGR
- a CDS encoding polysaccharide deacetylase family protein, yielding MTSHYPWPEGKRAALCVTFDFDGESPLLWRQRNDPPADIAELEQRRYGPRRGIRHVLDVLGRAGIRSTFFVPGWIAQNYRGAVEDVHRAGHELALHGWLHEPPAALSDAELRDTLTRAADLLGEISGSRPTGYRSPSFRMAPAAFGVLAGLGVTHDSSLMGDDRPYRIGELVEVPVDWATDDAVYYRYTGAESRPPAGADALYAAWRAELDGARASGTLVNLTMHPWLSGHPARVRRLADLIHHAQAAGDVWIGTVGELAAHHLALGPGAPATEAPLDTIGWPR
- a CDS encoding ABC transporter ATP-binding protein, giving the protein MNETLLDVTDLRVSFGPGMDAVTGLTLRARRGETVAVVGESGCGKTLSALALGGLLPAGATVTGSAELGGVQLIGRSERQLRKIRGDLVGMIFQDASTALNPLMTVGAQIEEVMAIHRTHRRAERRKRAVDLLAAVGVPDAAQRARSHPHQLSGGMRQRVMIAIALAGSPDLVIADEPTTALDVTVQAQVLALLRESTRDAAVLFITHDMGVVAEIADQVVVMYAGAVVESGPIAEVLERPHHPYTSALLASVPDPDVPRAGELPTIAGRVPPLGERDAGCPFRDRCPKSRDTCRERPPLAAVAGGESAVACWYPEHVEGPSRAVEEAAK
- a CDS encoding ABC transporter ATP-binding protein; this encodes MNAVPAPPLVEARGLTKRYPVRTRTGKRVLTAVDGVDLTVGAGRIVAVVGESGCGKSTTGRLLLALERPSEGTVTVAGRDLNRLSAADLRRVRRDIQPVFQDPYDSLNGRMRIGQILSEPARVHGIGPSKARSVRDLLDLVNLSPDYAERYPHELSGGQRQRVAIARAIALDPKFVVCDEAVSALDVSVQAQVVNLLSRLQRELGLAYLFISHDLALVRYLAHETAVMYLGKVVEQGPTESLFADPRHPYTQLLLAAVPRPRAGDRGRRAVPAIGIGELPSPLERPAGCVFSTRCPLAADRCRTEEPVLRPVGGGTRTAACHYAETADVAA